The following proteins come from a genomic window of Yinghuangia sp. ASG 101:
- a CDS encoding type I polyketide synthase, with product MTHPHDGAGEPVAIIGIGCRLPGGITGHDSLWNVLVNGVDAIGPIPPDRWDVDRYYSPKAQQPGRMSAREGGFLENVDAFDAAFFGISGRVAAQMDPQQRLLMEVCWETFEDAGVVPDTLVGSRTGVFLGACSQDYGGLQGLPSEIEGLGPHSATGTFMSILSNRLSYTFDLRGPSMTIDTACSSSLVAVHLACRSLATGESELAIAGGVNVMLTPQFAIALSQAAMLSPDARSKAFDAAANGYVRGEGAGVVVLKPLSRAERDGDRVYAVIRGTAVNQDGRTQGITVPSEDAQAENFRAALAVAGIAPGDVGYIEAHGTGTPVGDPIEANALGRVLAADRDPDRVAFVGSIKTNIGHLEAGAGIAGLIKAALSVHHRQIVPSLHFQAPNPHIDFAGRRLAVPTSLRPWPAHYSRAVASVNSFGFGGTNANVVLDQAPEPRVAPAEPPSATHSPTVLTLSARSEPALRRLARDHAERLDRGPVDLERLGANLALRRTHHQHRLAVIASAAADAAEKLRGYAEGERAEGVIHAQTRRGTGPGKIAFVFNGQGPQWFAMGRTLLETSPVFRAKIQECDRIARPYLGWSILEALTAPDEASSRVQETHCLQPTMFALQVALTELWKSWGVVPDGVAGHSMGELAAAHVSGALTLDAALRVICHRARIQERADPAGAMMFVAVGPDEAQALCAGRPISLAARNSPRASTLSGRRDALEALAAELRNREVFARVLRVNCACHSADMDPLHDDLMIAIDGVEGGATTTPMYSTVTGARIAGGELSASYWWRNFREPVLFAPAIHAMLADGFDAFVELSPHPVLANSLKEILADAGSDAPVVSTLARDKDDWERFLGAFATLYTSGREVDWRRRHPDGVPTLDLPSNPWMHESFWNETETSRRYRSGGQSHPMLKRVDVARPTWEIKWDDHRLAWVKEHDVFGSVIVPGAAYIEAALAAARELTGEACALDFVEFERACILGDQPHVSRVELDPDEGTFEFHHRAVHEAGWVRNVRGRFHRDSGAPPTRSFDLDAIRARCSSTYSAADVYGRLRANGYAYGPAFCGISRLYVGPGEGLARVETPRVLKKRSAGYLFHPALLDACFQSAILHPSDDRPDELLPFTYLPTGIERVRVHSDAGIPAWCHTRVRRLDATGLSVDIHVLDEAGNLLGEYAPLHGKVLRQSRADGDSIDNHFYRFQWKADREHSTGDLGGAPRPGALTLRADELRRQLEPVRHTVAERLDRTAYTADYQDTVRRLCADYVADCLREFGVGTAVGDVFSIGDFTDLLPRYRRALGGFLRFLVEDGFLSEHDGRYRVELARNAETETRWAEALTEYPSCVWELLLLRATGTHLRDVLVGRTDPLELLFPQGSPEDTEPIYQTSPIARFHNVVMKKAVETLARTADPRRTLRVLEVGGGTGGLTAHVLTVLPSDRCAYTFTDVSPAFVQGARERFRDHGFLDCRTLDLENDLQDQGIAAGSFDLVLAADVVHATTDVKRTLSNLGEALAPGGVLALIEAEPGNRWLDLTFGLTDGWWASRDLVLRPDGPLLTLPGWDKLLRSVGYDDVVALGDPRHAGAGGQSVLLAVAPGQAGPHADSARVARPDPTTETGDWLILSEPGGLAAELARRLTERGGNAVIVPPRNARGGEPDEYDRLIAPLHLQGVIQLQDSATPPDRVLDGAALDTAGRALCLDIVHVIRAVDRRAPATWPKLYVLTRGAHAFRNATPALQGASAWGLGLVVGLEAPQARCAMIDLDPVPDPGEADAVWAELWAADHEREVVLRAGERFTRRLVPLPADTVRSPTPASDLPADTGFALGTETPGALDHLSFHASPRTAPKPGHVEVEVAAAGLNFLDVLTALGQVPLLESARTHRFGAECAGVVTRVGEGVSGLEVGDPVVAVVGEQGTIASHLTVDAAGVVRKPDTLTFEEAASIPIVFLTAWYALHKLARLRAGERVLIHAASGGTGLAALQIARRAGAEVFATAGSPKKRALLRSLGVRHVLDSRSLDFAEDILEATAGAGVDVVLNSIAGEAVDRSIACLAPYGRFVELGKVDLLADRRLGLRPFLRNLAYFGFDLRQLLMDRPQEVRAELEELMRLFAAGELHALPHRVFPPSETETAFRHLAGSRHIGKLVIAMDEGGVPVRSVRDTARTQPHGTWLITGGLGGVGLSMAESLADAGARHLVLLGRSGAGNDEAKARVDALRGKGITVVVESVDVTSHDDLSSLLDRIDGTLPPLRGVLHCAMVLDDALTTDLNEDRLASVMRPKALGAWNLHELTRHLPLDAFVMFSSATSMIGNRGQANYAAANAFLDHLAEARRSWGLPALSVNWGAVSDAGYLARNQDIGRAVAATGMRSLTAAQAFEALTALGKSSFAQVGVLPMDWPTFFRHHGLEQCEHPRYDELFARHAGTAGIGEDATTGGNLRHRVAARTPEAREQLVKAALGTRVAAVLGIPHDALEEDMPLMDYLDSLLAVELSSWIERELGAKVTIMELMKGPSLEELSGRLVEQLGDKNQSPAVS from the coding sequence ATGACTCACCCACACGATGGCGCGGGGGAACCCGTCGCGATCATCGGGATCGGCTGTCGACTCCCGGGTGGCATCACCGGCCACGACTCGCTCTGGAACGTCCTGGTGAACGGCGTCGACGCGATCGGCCCCATCCCTCCGGACCGCTGGGACGTCGACCGCTACTACTCGCCCAAGGCGCAGCAGCCGGGCCGCATGAGCGCTCGGGAAGGGGGGTTCCTGGAGAACGTGGACGCGTTCGACGCCGCGTTCTTCGGCATATCGGGTCGGGTCGCGGCGCAGATGGACCCTCAGCAGCGCCTGCTCATGGAGGTGTGCTGGGAGACCTTCGAGGACGCGGGCGTTGTTCCGGACACCCTCGTGGGTTCGCGAACCGGCGTGTTCCTGGGAGCCTGCAGCCAGGACTACGGCGGACTCCAGGGCCTGCCCAGCGAGATCGAAGGCCTGGGTCCGCACTCGGCGACCGGCACGTTCATGAGCATCCTGTCGAATCGCCTCTCCTACACGTTTGACCTGCGTGGCCCGAGCATGACGATCGATACGGCTTGTTCGTCGTCACTCGTGGCGGTACACCTGGCCTGCCGAAGTCTCGCCACCGGGGAAAGCGAGCTGGCGATCGCGGGCGGAGTCAACGTCATGCTGACGCCGCAGTTCGCGATCGCTCTGAGCCAAGCCGCGATGCTGTCGCCGGATGCCCGCTCGAAGGCGTTCGACGCCGCGGCGAACGGCTACGTACGCGGCGAAGGCGCAGGCGTTGTCGTACTCAAACCCCTCAGCCGGGCGGAACGCGACGGGGATCGCGTCTACGCCGTGATCCGGGGCACCGCGGTCAACCAGGACGGCCGAACCCAGGGCATCACCGTCCCGAGCGAGGACGCCCAGGCCGAGAATTTCCGGGCGGCCCTCGCCGTCGCCGGGATCGCGCCCGGCGACGTCGGCTACATCGAGGCCCACGGCACCGGGACACCTGTGGGCGACCCCATCGAAGCCAACGCTCTCGGGCGTGTCCTCGCCGCCGACCGCGATCCGGACCGGGTGGCCTTCGTCGGATCGATCAAGACGAACATCGGTCATCTGGAGGCCGGCGCGGGTATCGCGGGACTCATCAAGGCCGCGTTGTCCGTGCACCACCGCCAGATCGTGCCCAGCTTGCATTTCCAGGCCCCCAACCCGCACATCGACTTCGCGGGCCGGCGGTTGGCCGTGCCGACGAGCCTGCGGCCGTGGCCGGCGCACTACTCCCGGGCCGTCGCCAGCGTGAACTCCTTCGGTTTCGGCGGCACCAACGCCAATGTGGTGCTGGACCAGGCCCCGGAACCCCGAGTCGCACCGGCCGAACCCCCGAGCGCGACGCACAGCCCCACCGTCCTCACGCTCAGCGCGCGCAGCGAACCCGCCCTGCGGCGCTTGGCACGCGACCATGCCGAACGGCTGGATCGCGGTCCCGTCGACCTGGAACGGCTCGGCGCCAACCTCGCGCTGCGACGTACGCACCACCAGCACCGGCTCGCCGTGATCGCCTCCGCCGCCGCGGACGCCGCCGAAAAGCTCCGAGGGTACGCCGAAGGCGAGCGGGCCGAGGGAGTCATCCACGCGCAGACCCGCCGTGGCACCGGGCCCGGCAAGATCGCCTTCGTGTTCAACGGACAAGGCCCGCAGTGGTTCGCGATGGGCCGAACCCTGCTGGAGACGAGCCCGGTGTTCCGCGCGAAGATCCAGGAGTGCGACAGGATCGCCCGCCCCTACCTGGGTTGGTCGATCCTCGAGGCACTGACAGCTCCCGATGAGGCGTCCTCGCGGGTCCAGGAAACGCACTGCCTGCAACCGACCATGTTCGCCCTCCAGGTCGCGCTCACCGAACTGTGGAAGTCCTGGGGCGTGGTGCCCGATGGCGTCGCCGGACACAGCATGGGGGAGCTGGCCGCCGCACACGTGTCGGGCGCCTTGACACTCGACGCGGCGTTGCGGGTGATCTGCCATCGGGCGCGCATCCAGGAACGGGCGGATCCCGCCGGCGCGATGATGTTCGTCGCCGTCGGGCCGGACGAGGCGCAGGCGCTGTGCGCCGGTCGACCGATCTCCCTCGCCGCCCGGAACAGCCCGCGGGCGTCCACCCTGTCGGGTCGCCGGGACGCGCTCGAGGCACTCGCCGCCGAACTGCGGAACCGAGAGGTCTTCGCGCGTGTCCTGCGTGTCAACTGCGCGTGCCACAGCGCGGACATGGACCCGCTCCACGACGATTTGATGATCGCGATCGATGGGGTGGAGGGTGGCGCGACGACCACCCCGATGTACTCGACCGTCACCGGGGCACGGATCGCGGGCGGTGAACTCAGTGCCTCCTATTGGTGGCGCAACTTTCGCGAGCCGGTGCTCTTCGCACCGGCGATCCACGCGATGCTCGCGGACGGGTTCGATGCCTTCGTCGAGCTGAGTCCGCACCCGGTGCTGGCCAATTCTCTCAAGGAGATCCTGGCGGACGCGGGCAGCGACGCCCCTGTGGTCTCGACGCTGGCGCGCGACAAGGACGACTGGGAACGCTTCCTCGGTGCGTTCGCGACGCTGTACACCAGCGGGCGTGAAGTGGATTGGCGCCGCCGCCACCCCGACGGGGTCCCGACGCTCGACTTGCCGTCGAACCCGTGGATGCACGAGTCCTTCTGGAACGAGACCGAGACATCCCGCCGGTACCGCTCGGGCGGGCAGTCGCACCCCATGCTCAAGCGCGTCGACGTGGCTCGCCCCACCTGGGAGATCAAGTGGGACGACCATCGCCTCGCCTGGGTCAAGGAGCACGATGTCTTCGGCTCCGTCATCGTGCCGGGCGCCGCCTACATCGAGGCCGCGCTGGCGGCGGCACGTGAGCTGACCGGCGAGGCCTGCGCGCTCGACTTCGTCGAGTTCGAACGCGCCTGCATCCTGGGAGACCAACCGCACGTCAGCCGCGTCGAACTGGACCCCGACGAGGGGACGTTCGAGTTCCACCACAGAGCGGTACACGAAGCGGGCTGGGTACGCAATGTCCGCGGCCGGTTCCACCGCGACTCCGGCGCTCCCCCCACGCGCTCCTTCGACCTCGACGCGATCCGCGCGCGCTGCTCGTCCACGTACTCGGCCGCGGACGTGTACGGACGACTGCGTGCCAACGGGTACGCGTACGGGCCGGCCTTCTGCGGCATCAGCCGCCTGTACGTCGGCCCGGGCGAGGGGCTTGCCCGCGTGGAGACGCCTCGCGTACTCAAGAAGCGCTCCGCGGGCTACCTCTTCCACCCGGCGCTGCTTGACGCGTGCTTCCAGAGCGCGATCCTTCACCCGTCCGACGACCGCCCCGACGAGCTCCTGCCCTTCACCTATCTGCCGACCGGCATCGAGAGGGTACGCGTTCACAGCGACGCCGGAATCCCGGCCTGGTGCCACACGCGCGTGCGCAGGCTGGACGCGACCGGGTTGTCCGTCGACATCCACGTCTTGGACGAGGCCGGAAACCTCCTGGGCGAATACGCGCCGCTGCACGGCAAAGTACTCAGGCAGTCGCGGGCGGACGGCGACAGCATCGACAACCACTTCTACCGCTTCCAGTGGAAAGCGGACCGGGAGCACAGTACCGGCGACCTCGGCGGCGCCCCGCGGCCCGGTGCCCTCACCCTGCGAGCCGACGAACTGCGCCGCCAACTGGAGCCGGTGCGCCATACCGTCGCCGAACGCCTGGACCGGACGGCGTACACCGCCGACTACCAGGACACCGTCCGTCGCTTGTGCGCGGACTATGTCGCCGACTGTCTCCGCGAGTTCGGCGTCGGCACCGCGGTCGGGGACGTCTTCTCCATCGGGGATTTCACCGACCTCTTGCCGCGGTACCGGCGCGCGCTGGGCGGTTTCCTGCGCTTCCTCGTCGAGGACGGGTTCCTGAGCGAACACGACGGCCGCTACCGGGTCGAGCTCGCCCGCAACGCGGAAACCGAGACGCGTTGGGCGGAAGCCCTCACCGAATACCCCTCGTGTGTCTGGGAGTTGCTGCTCCTGCGCGCGACCGGGACACACCTGCGGGACGTACTCGTCGGCCGCACCGATCCGCTCGAACTGCTCTTCCCCCAGGGCTCCCCCGAGGACACCGAGCCCATCTACCAGACCTCACCCATCGCGCGGTTCCACAACGTCGTGATGAAGAAGGCGGTCGAGACGCTGGCACGGACCGCCGACCCGCGACGCACCCTGCGCGTCCTGGAAGTGGGCGGCGGAACCGGCGGGTTGACCGCCCACGTGCTCACCGTCCTGCCGTCCGACCGCTGCGCGTACACGTTCACCGATGTGTCGCCCGCTTTCGTCCAGGGCGCACGCGAGCGATTCCGGGACCACGGATTCCTGGACTGCCGGACCCTCGACCTGGAGAACGACCTCCAGGACCAAGGCATCGCCGCCGGGTCGTTCGACCTGGTTCTCGCGGCCGATGTCGTCCACGCGACGACCGACGTCAAAAGGACCCTCTCGAACCTCGGTGAGGCACTCGCTCCCGGCGGCGTCCTCGCCCTGATCGAGGCCGAGCCGGGCAACCGTTGGCTGGATCTGACCTTCGGCCTCACCGACGGGTGGTGGGCCTCGCGCGACCTTGTCCTGCGCCCCGACGGCCCACTCCTGACGCTCCCTGGGTGGGACAAGCTCCTGCGCTCGGTCGGATACGACGACGTCGTGGCGCTGGGCGACCCCCGCCACGCGGGAGCCGGCGGGCAGTCGGTACTGCTCGCCGTCGCGCCCGGGCAGGCCGGCCCTCATGCCGACAGCGCGCGGGTGGCCCGCCCCGACCCGACCACGGAAACGGGAGACTGGCTGATCCTGTCCGAGCCCGGCGGACTCGCAGCGGAACTCGCGCGACGCCTCACCGAGCGCGGAGGAAACGCCGTCATCGTGCCGCCGCGGAACGCTCGCGGCGGGGAACCCGACGAATACGACCGGCTCATCGCGCCGCTCCACCTCCAAGGAGTCATCCAGCTCCAGGACTCCGCCACTCCCCCGGATCGCGTCCTCGACGGTGCGGCCCTGGACACCGCCGGGCGCGCCCTGTGCCTCGACATCGTCCACGTCATCCGCGCGGTCGACCGCCGGGCTCCGGCGACCTGGCCGAAGCTCTACGTCCTCACCCGCGGAGCACACGCCTTCCGCAACGCGACCCCGGCGCTTCAGGGGGCGTCCGCATGGGGGCTCGGTCTCGTGGTCGGCCTCGAAGCACCACAGGCGCGATGCGCCATGATCGACCTCGACCCTGTGCCCGACCCGGGAGAAGCGGACGCCGTATGGGCGGAGCTGTGGGCCGCAGACCACGAACGCGAAGTCGTTCTGCGCGCCGGGGAGCGCTTCACACGACGGCTTGTACCCCTGCCCGCCGACACGGTGCGCTCACCGACTCCCGCGTCCGACCTTCCGGCGGACACCGGCTTCGCGCTCGGCACGGAGACTCCCGGAGCACTCGACCACCTGAGCTTCCACGCCTCCCCCCGGACCGCGCCGAAGCCCGGCCACGTCGAGGTCGAAGTCGCCGCCGCCGGACTCAACTTCCTCGACGTCCTGACGGCGCTGGGCCAGGTCCCGCTGTTGGAGTCCGCCCGCACCCACCGATTCGGAGCGGAGTGCGCCGGGGTCGTCACCCGTGTCGGCGAGGGCGTCAGCGGTCTGGAGGTGGGTGACCCGGTCGTGGCCGTCGTCGGTGAGCAGGGCACCATCGCCTCGCATCTGACCGTGGACGCCGCGGGCGTCGTCCGGAAACCGGACACGCTGACATTCGAGGAAGCCGCGTCGATCCCGATCGTCTTCCTGACCGCCTGGTACGCGCTGCACAAGCTGGCACGCCTGCGGGCCGGCGAGCGCGTGCTGATCCACGCCGCATCCGGCGGCACCGGACTCGCGGCCCTCCAGATCGCCCGCCGGGCCGGAGCGGAGGTCTTTGCCACCGCGGGCAGCCCGAAGAAGCGGGCCCTGCTGCGGTCACTCGGAGTACGACACGTCCTCGACTCCCGATCTCTCGACTTCGCGGAAGACATCCTCGAAGCCACGGCAGGGGCCGGCGTCGACGTGGTCCTGAACTCCATAGCCGGCGAAGCGGTCGACCGGAGCATCGCCTGCCTGGCTCCGTATGGGCGCTTCGTCGAACTCGGCAAAGTCGACCTGCTCGCCGACCGCAGGCTCGGATTGCGCCCGTTCCTCCGGAACCTCGCGTACTTCGGATTCGACCTGAGGCAACTCCTCATGGACCGCCCCCAAGAGGTGCGTGCCGAACTCGAAGAACTGATGCGGCTCTTCGCGGCGGGAGAACTGCACGCGCTACCCCACCGCGTCTTTCCTCCGTCCGAGACCGAAACAGCGTTCAGGCACCTGGCCGGGTCGCGCCACATCGGCAAGCTCGTCATCGCGATGGACGAAGGCGGCGTTCCCGTCCGGTCCGTCCGCGACACCGCACGCACTCAGCCGCACGGAACGTGGCTCATCACCGGGGGCCTCGGCGGCGTGGGCCTGAGCATGGCCGAATCACTCGCGGACGCGGGCGCGCGGCATCTGGTTCTCCTCGGGCGCTCCGGAGCCGGCAACGACGAAGCGAAGGCACGCGTCGACGCCCTCCGGGGGAAGGGAATCACGGTCGTGGTCGAGTCCGTCGACGTGACGTCGCACGACGACCTGAGCTCCCTGCTCGACCGGATCGACGGGACTCTGCCACCGCTGCGCGGCGTCCTGCACTGTGCCATGGTCCTGGACGACGCGCTCACCACCGATCTGAACGAAGACCGCCTGGCAAGCGTGATGCGGCCGAAGGCGCTCGGAGCGTGGAACCTGCACGAACTGACCCGGCACCTGCCGCTGGACGCATTCGTCATGTTCTCCTCGGCGACGTCCATGATCGGAAACCGCGGCCAGGCGAACTACGCGGCGGCGAACGCGTTCCTCGACCATCTCGCGGAAGCCCGCCGCTCCTGGGGGCTGCCCGCGCTTTCGGTGAACTGGGGAGCGGTTTCCGACGCCGGATACCTGGCGCGCAACCAAGACATCGGGCGCGCGGTCGCGGCGACCGGTATGCGGAGCCTCACCGCCGCCCAGGCGTTCGAGGCACTGACGGCACTGGGCAAGAGCTCGTTTGCCCAGGTGGGTGTGCTGCCCATGGATTGGCCGACCTTCTTCCGGCACCACGGCCTCGAACAGTGCGAACATCCGCGCTATGACGAACTCTTCGCGAGGCACGCCGGTACGGCGGGAATCGGCGAGGATGCGACGACCGGGGGCAACCTGCGCCACCGCGTGGCCGCCCGGACCCCCGAGGCTCGGGAGCAGTTGGTCAAGGCCGCGCTCGGGACACGCGTCGCCGCGGTGCTGGGCATCCCCCATGACGCGTTGGAGGAGGACATGCCGCTGATGGACTACCTCGACTCCCTGCTCGCGGTCGAACTCAGCTCGTGGATCGAACGGGAGCTGGGGGCGAAGGTCACGATCATGGAACTGATGAAGGGCCCCAGCCTGGAGGAGTTGTCCGGTCGCCTCGTGGAACAATTGGGCGACAAGAACCAGTCTCCGGCGGTGAGTTAG
- a CDS encoding prenyltransferase/squalene oxidase repeat-containing protein, with product MITQVFEGQGVSLADVVHDALAYFRSCQRPDGSIVEQPGTLVFQEWDSVNALKAIALWRGASAFDDGDTVEGLLRFLRSRQKPTGMLSWGAIEVGPAEYCTETSSEYIAGLTHLGLLDDARRKAVFLRSTQLPSGPWAEVHSHIPRAFQTEPSVTGFALTALLGLDVDALYLDEALDFLVKAQKREGHFGINWYYYGTYYYLMRPAVAALSGFGHHAPVGAARDFVLNRQRDDGSWYDRVEGFGDYAAPEQHTALALETLVHAGMGSDEPPVRRAVEWLLRRRRSNGSWHGGTYPYPATDSYREFRATQDVVTTAQILSAFKQLSILEA from the coding sequence ATGATCACGCAAGTGTTCGAGGGACAGGGCGTATCCCTGGCGGATGTCGTGCACGATGCCCTCGCGTACTTCCGGAGTTGCCAACGCCCCGATGGGTCCATCGTGGAGCAGCCCGGAACGCTGGTTTTCCAGGAGTGGGATTCGGTCAACGCGCTCAAGGCGATCGCTCTTTGGCGCGGCGCGAGCGCCTTCGACGACGGGGACACGGTCGAGGGATTGCTGCGGTTCCTCCGGTCTCGGCAGAAGCCGACCGGCATGCTGAGCTGGGGCGCGATCGAGGTCGGGCCGGCCGAATACTGCACGGAGACCAGCAGCGAGTACATCGCCGGCCTCACCCACCTCGGCCTCCTCGACGACGCCCGGCGCAAGGCCGTGTTCCTGAGGAGCACGCAACTCCCGTCCGGGCCTTGGGCGGAGGTCCATTCACACATCCCCAGGGCATTCCAGACCGAGCCGTCCGTGACGGGCTTCGCGCTCACGGCCCTGCTCGGACTGGACGTCGACGCCCTCTACCTTGACGAGGCCCTCGACTTCCTCGTCAAGGCGCAGAAACGCGAAGGCCACTTCGGGATCAACTGGTACTACTACGGCACCTACTACTACCTCATGCGGCCGGCCGTAGCGGCGCTCTCCGGCTTCGGCCACCATGCCCCGGTCGGCGCCGCCCGCGATTTCGTGCTGAACCGGCAGCGCGACGACGGCAGTTGGTACGACCGCGTCGAGGGGTTCGGGGACTACGCGGCGCCCGAGCAGCACACAGCGCTGGCGCTTGAGACCCTCGTACACGCCGGAATGGGCTCGGACGAGCCGCCCGTGCGCCGCGCCGTGGAGTGGCTGCTCCGACGCCGCAGATCGAACGGCTCATGGCACGGCGGCACATACCCCTACCCCGCCACCGACAGCTACCGGGAATTCCGGGCGACCCAGGACGTCGTCACCACGGCGCAGATCCTCTCGGCGTTCAAGCAACTCTCGATTCTGGAGGCCTGA
- a CDS encoding class I adenylate-forming enzyme family protein — MGKSPLTNPADTHDPPVPAVPLGNLLDQRAADHGGRLALSFPGAEVTYAELAARADFFARGLLALDIRPGEAVGILLPNCVDSLAALFGAAKIGALPVPISTRFKSLELDQVIRHSGMRVLFTSPPTAGAPAFPDLLLEAFPHLSGRTGAVPDQGEPCALEHAVLLGGESRAGFTSEDRFREAARRVDPEHALRRQASVRAGDTAVVMYTSGTTASPKGAMISHEAFGCLAAGLTHTRFFLTPEDRVWTMLPLFHIGGIAFALAALYAGCSFHHVGFFSPDTALDLLEAQRCTVVLPGFETVWLPVVDRPDFRERDFSSIRLVMVVGVPERLRDMASRLPNAVHVSCFGMTEASSFLSLNHQSDTLEQRTTTGGHPMPGMECRVVEPDTGRPLPPNTEGELLFRGTNCFDGYFRDPELTAASFDDQGWFHTGDVATIDPDGRVTFVARLKDMLKVGGENVSAAEVEDYLLRHPAVNVAQVVAAPDAYYVEVPAAFVELKPGASVTEEELIAFCVGNIAAYRVPRYVRFVTEWPMSGTKVKKYQLREYIADELRANGITEAPRPQAAHRPSAARLESADPA, encoded by the coding sequence ATGGGCAAGAGTCCGCTCACCAATCCCGCGGATACGCACGATCCTCCGGTCCCGGCCGTGCCCCTGGGGAATCTCCTCGATCAGCGAGCGGCCGATCACGGCGGGCGCTTGGCGCTTTCTTTCCCCGGCGCCGAGGTCACGTACGCGGAGTTGGCCGCCCGGGCGGATTTCTTCGCACGAGGACTGCTCGCACTCGATATCCGACCCGGCGAAGCCGTCGGGATCCTTCTCCCCAACTGTGTGGATTCACTGGCCGCATTGTTCGGGGCGGCGAAGATCGGTGCCCTTCCCGTCCCGATCAGTACGCGATTCAAATCCCTCGAGCTGGACCAGGTGATCCGGCACTCCGGCATGCGCGTGCTGTTCACCAGCCCGCCGACGGCCGGCGCTCCGGCGTTTCCCGACCTGCTTCTCGAGGCGTTTCCGCACCTCTCCGGGAGAACCGGCGCCGTCCCGGACCAGGGAGAACCGTGCGCGTTGGAGCACGCCGTCCTCTTGGGGGGCGAAAGCCGCGCCGGCTTCACGTCCGAGGACCGGTTCCGCGAGGCGGCCCGCCGCGTGGATCCCGAACACGCGCTGCGACGCCAGGCGTCGGTACGCGCCGGCGACACGGCGGTCGTGATGTACACCTCGGGCACCACCGCGAGCCCGAAGGGCGCGATGATCAGCCATGAGGCGTTCGGCTGTCTGGCGGCGGGGCTGACCCACACCCGCTTCTTCCTCACGCCGGAGGACCGCGTGTGGACGATGCTCCCGTTGTTCCACATCGGCGGCATCGCCTTCGCCCTTGCCGCGCTCTACGCCGGATGCTCCTTCCATCACGTGGGCTTCTTCAGCCCGGACACCGCACTCGACCTCCTTGAGGCGCAGCGATGCACCGTCGTGCTCCCCGGGTTCGAGACAGTGTGGCTGCCAGTGGTCGACCGGCCTGACTTCCGCGAACGCGACTTCTCCTCGATCCGGCTGGTGATGGTGGTCGGAGTGCCCGAGAGATTGCGCGACATGGCAAGCCGACTGCCGAACGCCGTCCATGTGTCCTGTTTCGGCATGACCGAGGCGTCGTCGTTCCTGTCGCTGAACCACCAGTCGGACACCCTGGAACAGCGGACGACGACAGGTGGCCACCCCATGCCCGGCATGGAGTGCCGGGTCGTCGAGCCGGACACCGGGCGGCCACTTCCTCCGAACACCGAAGGCGAGCTGCTCTTCCGGGGAACCAACTGCTTCGACGGCTACTTCCGCGATCCCGAGTTGACCGCCGCGAGCTTCGACGACCAGGGGTGGTTCCATACCGGCGATGTCGCCACGATCGACCCTGACGGCAGGGTGACCTTCGTCGCCCGGCTCAAGGACATGCTGAAGGTCGGTGGCGAGAACGTGTCCGCCGCGGAGGTCGAGGACTACCTTCTTCGGCACCCGGCGGTCAACGTGGCACAAGTGGTTGCCGCGCCGGATGCCTACTACGTGGAGGTTCCCGCCGCGTTCGTCGAGCTGAAACCGGGTGCCTCGGTCACCGAGGAGGAGCTCATCGCGTTCTGCGTCGGCAACATCGCCGCGTACCGGGTTCCGCGCTACGTGCGGTTCGTTACCGAATGGCCGATGTCAGGCACCAAGGTCAAAAAGTACCAACTGCGCGAATACATAGCCGACGAGCTGCGGGCCAACGGCATCACCGAGGCGCCGCGGCCACAAGCCGCGCACCGCCCGTCCGCCGCCCGACTCGAATCGGCGGATCCGGCGTGA